The following proteins are co-located in the Theropithecus gelada isolate Dixy chromosome 19, Tgel_1.0, whole genome shotgun sequence genome:
- the ZNF383 gene encoding zinc finger protein 383 isoform X2 — protein sequence MVGRELTRGLCSDLESMCETKLLSLKKEVYEIELCQREIMGLTKHGLEYSSFGDVLEYRSRLAKQLGYPNGHFSQEIFTPEYMPTFIQQTFLTLQQIMNNEDRPFECKKCGKAFSQNSQFIQHQRIHIGEKSYECKECGKFFSCGSHVTRHLKIHTGEKPFECKECGKAFSCSSYLSQHQRIHTGKKPYECKECGKAFSYCSNLIDHQRIHTGEKPYACKVCGKAFTKSSQLFQHVRIHTGEKPYECKECGKAFTQSSKLVQHQRIHTGEKPYECKECGKAFSSGSALTNHQRIHTGEKPYDCKECGKAFTQSSQLRQHQRIHAGEKPFECLECGKAFTQNSQLFQHQRIHTDEKPYECNECGKAFNKCSNLTRHLRIHTGEKPYNCKECGKAFSSGSDLIRHQGIHTNE from the coding sequence atctGGAATCAATGTGTGAAACCAAGTTATTATCTCTAAAGAAGGAAGTTTATGAAATAGAATTATGCCAGAGGGAGATAATGGGACTTACAAAGCATGGCCTTGAGTACTCCAGTTTTGGAGATGTTTTGGAATATAGAAGCCGCCTTGCAAAACAACTGGGATATCCAAATGGGCATTTCAGTCAAGAAATATTCACTCCGGAATACATGCCCAcatttattcaacagacattCCTTACTCTCCAgcaaataatgaataatgaagaCAGACCCTTTGAATGTAAGAAATGTGGAAAGGCCTTTAGTCAGAACTCACAATTTATtcaacatcagagaattcatattGGTGAAAAATCTTATGAATGCAAAGAGTGTGGGAAGTTCTTTAGTTGTGGTTCACATGTTACTCGGCATCTGAAAATTCATACTGGCGAAAAACCCTTTGAATGTAAGGAGTGTGGAAAGGCCTTCAGTTGTAGCTCATACCTTTCTCAACATCAGAGAATCCATACCGGtaagaaaccctatgaatgtaaggaatgtgggaaggcctttagTTATTGCTCAAATCTTATTGACCATCAGCGAATTCACACCGGTGAAAAGCCTTATGCATGTAAGgtatgtgggaaagcctttactAAAAGCTCACAACTTTTTCAGCATGTGCGAATTCATACaggtgagaaaccctatgaatgtaaggaatgtggcaaagcctttaccCAGAGCTCAAAGCTTGTtcaacatcagagaattcatactggtgagaaaccctatgagtgcaaggaatgtggcaaagcctttagtaGTGGCTCAGCacttactaatcatcagagaattcacactggtgagaaaccctatgaTTGTAAGGAATGCGGAAAGGCTTTTACTCAGAGCTCACAGCTTCGtcaacatcagagaattcacgCTGGTGAGAAACCCTTTGAATGTCttgaatgtgggaaggcctttacTCAGAACTCACAACTTTTCcagcatcagagaattcatacggATGAAAAGCCATATGAATGTAATGAATGCGGAAAGGCCTTTAATAAATGCTCAAACCTTACTCGACATCTGAGAATTCACACTGGTGAAAAGCCCTATAactgtaaggaatgtgggaaggcaTTTAGTAGTGGCTCAGATCTCATTCGTCATCAGGGAATTCATActaatgaataa